A portion of the Oxynema aestuarii AP17 genome contains these proteins:
- the pyk gene encoding pyruvate kinase: protein MQLRNCPRRTKIVATIGPATSQPDILRELIEAGATTLRLNFSHGTHEDHQRNIRLIRQTSFELNQPVGILQDLQGPKIRLGRFEQGSIYLQKGDRFILTSREVPCTQEISSVTYEPLADEVPEGATILLDDGRVEMRVEKVDRVTRELHCITVVGGTLSNSKGVNFPGVYLSVKALTDKDREDLLFGLDQGVDWVALSFVRNPQDILEIKELISSTGKHVPVIAKIEKHEAVEQMEAILPLCDGIMVARGDLGVEIPAEEVPIVQKRLIATCNHLGIPVITATQMLDSMVHSPRATRAEISDVANAILDGTDAVMLSNETAVGKHPVEAVRTMSRIATRIERDQAIGQTSLSDTGRSIPNAISQAVAKIAKQLDAAAIMTLTKTGSTARNVSKFRPQTPILAVTPHVDVARQLQLVWGVKPLLVLDLPSTGQTFQAALGVAQEKDMLSEGDLVVMTAGTLQGVSGSTDLIKVEVVTAVLGKGVGLGQGSVSGRARVAQSALEVGNFNPGEILVVRKTNAEFVEAMRKASGVITEDESLTSHAAVIGLRLGLPTIVGVKNATQLIREGAILTLDMERGLVYSGAVGSAPTDTVLTP, encoded by the coding sequence ATGCAATTGCGAAACTGTCCGCGTCGAACCAAGATCGTAGCAACAATCGGTCCGGCCACCAGCCAACCGGATATTCTCCGAGAACTGATCGAAGCAGGCGCTACGACGCTCCGCCTCAACTTTTCCCACGGGACCCACGAAGACCATCAGCGCAATATCCGGCTGATTCGGCAAACCTCCTTCGAGCTCAACCAGCCCGTGGGCATTTTACAAGACTTGCAAGGGCCAAAAATTCGTCTCGGTCGGTTCGAGCAAGGGTCGATCTACCTCCAAAAAGGCGATCGCTTCATCCTCACCAGTCGCGAAGTCCCCTGTACCCAAGAGATCTCCTCCGTCACCTACGAACCCCTCGCCGACGAAGTTCCCGAAGGCGCCACGATCTTGCTCGACGACGGACGGGTCGAAATGCGCGTCGAAAAAGTAGACCGAGTCACCCGCGAACTCCACTGCATCACCGTCGTCGGCGGTACCCTCTCCAACAGCAAAGGGGTCAACTTCCCCGGGGTCTACCTCTCCGTCAAAGCCCTCACCGATAAAGACCGCGAAGACCTGCTCTTCGGACTCGATCAAGGGGTCGATTGGGTCGCCTTGAGCTTCGTGCGCAACCCCCAAGACATCCTCGAAATCAAAGAACTGATTTCCAGCACGGGCAAACACGTCCCCGTGATTGCCAAAATCGAAAAACACGAAGCCGTCGAACAAATGGAAGCCATTCTTCCCCTGTGTGACGGCATCATGGTCGCTCGCGGCGATTTAGGCGTCGAAATTCCCGCCGAAGAAGTGCCGATCGTCCAAAAACGGCTGATTGCGACCTGCAACCACCTCGGCATCCCGGTGATCACGGCGACCCAAATGCTCGACAGTATGGTTCACAGCCCCCGGGCCACCCGCGCCGAAATTTCCGACGTCGCCAACGCCATTCTCGACGGGACCGATGCGGTGATGCTCTCCAACGAAACCGCCGTGGGCAAACATCCCGTCGAAGCCGTGCGTACTATGTCGCGCATCGCCACGCGCATCGAACGGGATCAGGCGATCGGTCAAACCAGCCTCTCCGATACCGGGCGATCGATTCCCAACGCCATCAGCCAAGCGGTCGCCAAAATCGCCAAACAACTCGACGCGGCGGCGATCATGACCCTCACCAAAACCGGGTCCACTGCCCGCAACGTCTCCAAATTCCGCCCGCAAACCCCGATTCTGGCGGTGACCCCTCACGTGGATGTCGCCCGCCAACTCCAGCTCGTCTGGGGGGTCAAACCCCTGCTGGTCCTCGATTTACCCTCCACCGGGCAAACCTTCCAAGCGGCCCTCGGCGTCGCCCAAGAAAAAGATATGCTCTCCGAGGGCGATCTCGTGGTCATGACCGCCGGAACCTTGCAAGGGGTGTCCGGTTCCACCGACTTAATCAAAGTCGAAGTGGTCACCGCCGTCCTCGGTAAAGGGGTCGGCTTGGGTCAAGGGTCCGTAAGCGGTCGGGCCCGGGTCGCTCAAAGTGCTTTAGAAGTCGGCAACTTCAATCCCGGCGAAATTCTGGTGGTTCGCAAAACCAATGCGGAATTTGTCGAAGCGATGCGTAAAGCGTCCGGGGTGATTACAGAAGACGAAAGCCTCACCAGTCACGCGGCAGTGATCGGCTTGCGCTTGGGCCTCCCCACCATTGTCGGGGTCAAAAACGCCACTCAACTGATTCGGGAAGGGGCAATTTTGACCCTGGATATGGAACGCGGTTTAGTCTATTCCGGGGCGGTGGGTTCGGCGCCGACGGATACGGTGTTGACGCCGTAG